The following nucleotide sequence is from Kiritimatiella glycovorans.
AACGCCTCGTTCCGATATGCGACACGATTCACGTACTCTGAGAAATGTCGTACCGCCTCTGTCACGCTCAATACCTTCGCGTTCATTGGCGCCTCCGTGTATCTGATAATCAGATAGTACGATAATCAGGTTCCGCGGTCAACCGAGGTTTCTCGCTCCGAACGCCGGCGGTAACGGGTGGGTGTAAGTCGTACCGTCCACGGGCCTGGTTTTGGCAGACCGCCTATGGGCGGAACACTTTGAGTTTCAGGCCCTTGATGGGCTTGAAGGGCTTGGGGTTGCTTGAGCAGAGCATCATGTTGTTCTCTGTGGCCGTCGCCGCGATGAGAGCATCGGCGGCTCTGAGGCCGTGAGACAACGAGTACTCTTCGATGTATACGGCGGCTCGGTGGCCGATGTTGTCAGAGAGGGGGAGCGTCCTGAATCCGAAATCTCTCAGGAACTGCTTCGTGTAGTTGTGTTGCTCCTTGTTGTCCGTGCCCTGCAACAGTTCAAGATAAGTCTGCACAGAAATGAAGGGCTCATGCTCTTTCTCGACAAGACGTGCCGCCTTGCTGTTGCCCCGCTCGATCCAAATGAAGATGTCGGTATCAAATATCACGGTAGCGCCCTCCTCGAAGACGCTCCATTTCCGTTCCGACGGATTCCCGGGAGCCACGCATGTTGAAGAAGGGGTGCTCCTCAACCTTTGCCCTGGTCCGGTCTACCTTCGCCATCAGCACTCCTTTGGTCTTACCGCGATAGAGAATGTCGACATCTTCATTTCGGTCGAGAGCCTTGAGCACATCGTTCATGTGGTATCGCAAATCGACTACTGTTGCCTGCATGCAGGGCCTCCTTTATGTATAGTGCCACTATGCAGCATGAAGACCGGCAGATCAAGCTGCGAACGCCCGGCGTCACGTTTTGCCGGCGCCAGCGGCACTAACGCGCACGCTGATGTTGCCCCCCCTTGCGATCCATTCACAGCTCCGGCTCACCACGTTCTTCGATGGGAGTCCTGATCGTCTTCTCGATATGTTCCCGCAAGATCCGCAACTTTTCTCGCAAGGGCTGCACGTCCACTTCCTCAATCATGTTCCACCAGTCGAGATAGTCTTCCGGGTCTTCTTCGATTTCCTTCACGTCCAACAGGATGCCTTCAAGGTATGCGTCCTCGCTGCGGTACTGGCTGCATGCGGCACCCAGTTCAGATGAGAGCGTGTGAACGGCTTCATCCGCAAGACGAATGCAGTCCCGTGCCATAGGCGTCAGACAGTTCGTGTCAATCTTCTCCTCCTTCCCAACGGTCGAAATCACCGGCACAGTGACCGTACGCTGCGCGGTCCTTTTGTACGATGCATTTCTTGGTTAGGCTCCTGCCAGCTTGCCGTCATGTCCTTAGTACAGGGGTCATCCAGGGGTCACCCATTAGAGGTTCCGGTCATACACAAAAGTTCCCCTCGAGCCGCTGAAGTGACTTCTTCATACCTTTTCCTCTCGCCAAGCTTCACATGAAGAGCATGAAGGTGGGTTGAGGGGGGGGGTGAACATAATTCGTACTCTTACTCGTACGCGTACTCGGAGCGCCGAAGGCGCGATCCCACTCCCCCGATTCAAGGAATTCGAGTACGAGTACCGCTTCGCTGAGTACGCGTACGCGTACGCGTACGTTGTGACGCGAGCGGACTTGCCGCCGCTCACCATAAAAATTTACGAAGAACTTTTTTTGAGCGCACTCCGTCTATTACGGCTAACGATGGCGCGTAGGCTGAGGCGTCGTGCTTGCCCACGCGGGGCGGCGGGACGTTTCACCTTACAAAACGCCCCGCGACGCAAGCCGTCAGGCGCCGCGCTGCGGGGGATTTTGCAAGAGGCTCTTCTGTTTTCGAGCGCAATGCTCTGCGGAGACGCTTGCGACGTCCGCAGAAGCAATTTGTTCGCGTTCCTATGTGAATCGATGATCCGACTTCCGGTCTGAGACGCTCTTCCTGGCTGTTTCAAGCCAACCGGTTCGGACCTTCATTTGCGCGTCGAATTCCGGCACATAGGGCTTGATGTCCAGAAGCGGAGTTCCGTCGAGCATGTCAACGTTGCGGATATGAAGCGTGCCACCTTCGACCCGATCGAGTCGGACTACCGACAGGCCGATGGGGTTCGGTCGCTTGGGAGCACGAGTGGCGAAAAGCCCCCGAGCCTCCGTGTCCATGAATGGAACGACCTGCAGTTTGAACCCTTGACTGCGATGAAATAGGTAAAGGAGCACGATATGGGAAAATCCGTCGAGATTCTTCAGCCCGGGCTGGTACTCGTCGAAGACCTCAACCGTCCCGCTCACTCCGGCTGCGCCGGCAGGCTGGATTGGCATGCCCGTCAGATCGGTAAACGGTGTGTGAATCAGTCCTATAGGTTCCATTCCCATCTTCTCCCTGCGCGAATGTCCTCGGATGAGCTTCTCAGTCCAGGGGGCCGCGTTGGTGGCGGGCCTGTTGGTGGCGGGTCTGATAACCCTTTCTAATTCTTCATTTTGAAGGACTTACATCCCACAGCAATCGGTTTCCTGCCGCTTAGGGCCTCAATTCCATCGCCGGAAAAGATGTTGTCAGCTCCTCGCGCCTCACGGAGCGTCGCACATTCCTCGACCATACCTCCGTCGGACTCTCGCGATACGAAACAGAAATTTGCGCTTAAAACTCCGTTTTTGGGGCCATAACTGACCCCCTAAGACAAAATAAGCGCTTGTAACTACTCAGGTAGCCCCACCATGGCGCTACCACTGAAACAATCGTAGACTACCCCCCCCCGAGCGCAACAGAAAAAACCCGATTTTCTTCTGGACTCGGATCGCGTGGTCTTCTACGCTGATGACCATGGCACAGGCTATGGTCATTCAGGGGCGGAGAATCACGGACGGCGAGATCGCCTTGATCCGGGATTTGATGGCGAAGAACCAGGACTGGGGCCGTACCCGCCTGAGCGAAGAACTGTGCCGCTGCTGGAACTGGCGCAACGCGCAGGGCCGTATCAAGGACATGGCGGCGCGCTCCCTGCTGTTGAAGCTGGAGCGACGCGGATGCATCGAGTTGCCGGCGCGTCAACGCCCGTCTTCCAATCATTTCCGCAACCGGTGCGTGCCTGCCGTAGAACCTGCCGCCGAACCGATTCGCTCTGACCTGAGCGCATTGCGGCCCCTGTCGGCAGACCTTGTCGCCCCACGTTCGGATAACTCGCAGTTGTTCAAAGGGCTGCTGGGCCGATACCACTACTTGGGCCATCGCAACACGGTGGGCGAGAACCTGCGCTATCTGATCCGCGACCGGCACGGTCGGCTCGTGGCCTGTGCGCTGTTCGGTTCGGCGGCATGGAAATGCGCGGATCGGGATCGTTTCCTCGGCTGGGATCGGGCCTGCCGTGAACGCAATCTTCAGGCATTGACCAACAATACGCGTTTCCTGATCCTGCCCTGGGTCGAAGTCCCGCATCTGGCCAGCCACGTCCTCGGCCTCATTGCCCGGCGCATCCGGGATGACTGGCAGGGCAAGTACGCTCATCCCGTGCATGCCTTGGAAACGTTCGTGGACCGTTCCCGATTCAAAGGCACCTGCTACCGGGCCGCGAACTGGATGCGCCTGGGCGCAACGCAGGGGCGGACCCGCAACGATCGAGACCGCCGCATCCAGGCGCCGGTCAAGGACGTGTATCTGTATCCGCTCATCCCGGAGTTCCGGCGGGAGTTGTGCGCACCCGCCTGCTCCCGAACCGAAGGGAGGGCGGGCAGGTGATGACACGCCAAGAGGCCGAAGCGATCTACGACGCCGGCAAGGAAACCGTCGTGCGGGTACTGTTGATGATGGATGCGCGCATCCGTGCTCTGGAAGAACGCGTTCAGTCTCTTGAGAACCAACTCGCCAAAAACTCGCGCAACAGCAGCAAACCGCCCTCCAGCGACGGCTTCAAGAAACCTGCGCCCAAAAGCCTGCGCAAGAAGGGCAAGCGCAAGTCCGGCGGCCAGCCCGGCCATACCGGCCATACGCTCGCGATGGCCGACAAGCCCGAGCACACCGAAGTGCACCGTGTGAAGGAATGCGAACACTGCGGCCGCTCTCTAGCCGATCAATCCGTCGAGGGCATCGAAAAGCGTCAAGTCCATGACCTGCCACCCCTGCGGCTGATCGTCACCGAGCACCAGGCTGAAACCAAAACCTGCGCTTGCGGCCATCTGAACAAAGCCGCGTTCCCCGAAGGGGTCAACGCTCCCGTGCAATACGGCGAGGGGATCAAGGCTGCGGCCGTGTACCTGAAGAACTATCAGTTCCTGCCCTATGACCGAACCTGCGAACTGCTGAATGACTTCTTCGGCTGCCCGATGAGCGAAGGCACGCTCTGCAATATCATCACCCAATCCCACACGTTGGCCGCCGACCCCGTCGAGAAGATCAAGGAGTTGATCGAGCAGGCCGCCGTGGCACACTTCGACGAGACCGGCTCACGGGTAGACGGCAAGCTGTGGTGGCTGCATTCGGCCTCGACCGCACAGGCAACCTATTATGACATCCATCGCAAACGCGGCCGCGAAGCGATCGATGACATCGGCATCTTGCCCGACTTCCTCGGACGCGCCGTTCACGACTTCTGGAAACCGTACTTCGGCTACGACTGCCTCCATGGCCTCTGCAACGCCCATCACCTGCGGGAACTGATCTTTGCGCATGAGCAGCACCAGCAGGACTGGGCCGACCACATGATCGACTGCCTGCTCGACATCAAAGAGGCCGTCGATCTCGCCAAACAGTCGACCGATCATCTTGACCGGCGGCAGCTACACACCTTCGAAGCCCGCTACCAGCAAGTCCTCGACGAAGGCTACGCGCAGAATCCGCTGCCGCCGTTGCCGCGCAACGCGAAGAAACGACGGGGCCGCCGCAAGAAGACCAAAGCCCGTAACCTGCTCGAACGGCTCGACGAGCACCGCGATGAAGCGCTTGCGTTCATGTACGACTTCAACGTGCCCTTCGACAACAATCAGGCTGAGCGCGATCTACGCATGATGAAGGTGCAGCAGAAAATCTCGGGCATGTTCCGAACCGAGGATGGCGCCAAAGCCTTCTGCCGCATTCGAAGCTACATCTCAACCGCCCGCAAGAATGCCGTCGGCGCTATGGATGCGCTGACCCGCCTGTTCAGCGGAAACCCCTTCGTTCCGGCGCTCAATACCTCGTAGCCTCTGCCGCGGATGAACGGACCTCGCCGATCCTACTCGCACTCGCCCCCTCGCAAATCCAGGCGGAGCCATCCCGACTTGCCGCCATCGTCTCGATCCCGTATAGCCCATCTGGAATCGGCTAACGATAACGGGCGACGAGAACGGCTCACGAGTTGGAAGCGCCTATCGTCGACCGCTCTCGTCGCCCGTTATCGTCAACCGTCCTCTGGGAGAGGGGTACCTGAGTAGTCACCTTATTGTTTTAATCAAACATAACGTCCACGCTCTCCCTCACCTTGACCGTCCGCGGGCAAGGTGTAGGTGAGTAGCGTGTTGTTGGGCCATTCTGTCTCATTGCTGTGTCCGGAGTCCATCCTGTAATTTCTCCGTGATCCGGTCCCGCAGGCTCTTCGGGGCGAGCACTTTCACGTCGGGCATCCAGGACAGGACCCAGCGTACCAGTTCCTTGCGTCCTGTCGTCTCCAGCCGCATCTCGACACGGCCGTCCCGGCGCGTTCGGAACTCCTGGGTGGGGTGCCACTGCCGTTCGGTGATGTACACGGCCAGTTTCGGCTCGAAAAGCAGCCGGACCTTGATCGGCTTCTCGCCGCCCACGATGCCGAACGCCTGCCGGGCGTATGTCTCGGGGCTGAACTCGGCCGCTCGCGTGTAACCCTGTCCCGTCGCCGCGATCCGCCGGAACCGCGACAGGGCGAACGTCGCCACACGCCCCTTCTCCGCGTTCCACGACATCAGGTACCAGTTCCCATGGTAGGCGAGCAGGTGGTAGGGGTGCAGTTCGTACTCGGATACGCGCCCGTCGAAGGTCTGGTACGTCGCCCGGACCGCCTCGCAGCGTTCCACGCATCCAGCCAACTTCGCCCATACATCGGGATCGATCCGCACCCGGTCCTCGGGCAGGACGCCGACGTGCTCACTGAGCCAGTCGGGTTCGATGGTCACATCGCCCTCCAGCGACTCGGCAATTTTATCCAGCACCGAGCGCATGTCCAGGTGGAGTGGTGTGTCCTCGTAATGGGCCAGGAGCTTGCGGGCAAGCGCGAAGCTGAACGCCTCCCGGCGGCTGATCCGCACCGGTGGCAACATGTAGGTTTCGTCCGTGAGCCGGAAACCATGCCGGGCCTCGTCGTAGGCCAGCGGGGCGTTCTCCTCGTCGCGCAGGAAGTCCAGATCCCGCGCCACGGTCCGGCGCGACACCTCGAACTCCTTCATGAAGTCGCTGCTGTTCGGCAGATAGCCGGTCTCTGCGCCCTCGCGCACCATCTGGACCATGCGCCGGATGCGGTAATACTGGGGTCTGGAGCCTGCCTTCATTTTTCTCAAACTTTCTTCAGGGGTATGCCGTTAGATGACACACCCTCTTTTATACATTGGGCGGCATGGTGGATCAAGTCTATCGTCCGCGCCGGCCCAAGGCATCGCCCCTGT
It contains:
- a CDS encoding PIN domain-containing protein; translated protein: MIFDTDIFIWIERGNSKAARLVEKEHEPFISVQTYLELLQGTDNKEQHNYTKQFLRDFGFRTLPLSDNIGHRAAVYIEEYSLSHGLRAADALIAATATENNMMLCSSNPKPFKPIKGLKLKVFRP
- the tsaA gene encoding tRNA (N6-threonylcarbamoyladenosine(37)-N6)-methyltransferase TrmO, whose protein sequence is MEPIGLIHTPFTDLTGMPIQPAGAAGVSGTVEVFDEYQPGLKNLDGFSHIVLLYLFHRSQGFKLQVVPFMDTEARGLFATRAPKRPNPIGLSVVRLDRVEGGTLHIRNVDMLDGTPLLDIKPYVPEFDAQMKVRTGWLETARKSVSDRKSDHRFT
- a CDS encoding Druantia anti-phage system protein DruA, which translates into the protein MAQAMVIQGRRITDGEIALIRDLMAKNQDWGRTRLSEELCRCWNWRNAQGRIKDMAARSLLLKLERRGCIELPARQRPSSNHFRNRCVPAVEPAAEPIRSDLSALRPLSADLVAPRSDNSQLFKGLLGRYHYLGHRNTVGENLRYLIRDRHGRLVACALFGSAAWKCADRDRFLGWDRACRERNLQALTNNTRFLILPWVEVPHLASHVLGLIARRIRDDWQGKYAHPVHALETFVDRSRFKGTCYRAANWMRLGATQGRTRNDRDRRIQAPVKDVYLYPLIPEFRRELCAPACSRTEGRAGR
- the tnpC gene encoding IS66 family transposase, giving the protein MTRQEAEAIYDAGKETVVRVLLMMDARIRALEERVQSLENQLAKNSRNSSKPPSSDGFKKPAPKSLRKKGKRKSGGQPGHTGHTLAMADKPEHTEVHRVKECEHCGRSLADQSVEGIEKRQVHDLPPLRLIVTEHQAETKTCACGHLNKAAFPEGVNAPVQYGEGIKAAAVYLKNYQFLPYDRTCELLNDFFGCPMSEGTLCNIITQSHTLAADPVEKIKELIEQAAVAHFDETGSRVDGKLWWLHSASTAQATYYDIHRKRGREAIDDIGILPDFLGRAVHDFWKPYFGYDCLHGLCNAHHLRELIFAHEQHQQDWADHMIDCLLDIKEAVDLAKQSTDHLDRRQLHTFEARYQQVLDEGYAQNPLPPLPRNAKKRRGRRKKTKARNLLERLDEHRDEALAFMYDFNVPFDNNQAERDLRMMKVQQKISGMFRTEDGAKAFCRIRSYISTARKNAVGAMDALTRLFSGNPFVPALNTS
- a CDS encoding helix-turn-helix transcriptional regulator, coding for MKAGSRPQYYRIRRMVQMVREGAETGYLPNSSDFMKEFEVSRRTVARDLDFLRDEENAPLAYDEARHGFRLTDETYMLPPVRISRREAFSFALARKLLAHYEDTPLHLDMRSVLDKIAESLEGDVTIEPDWLSEHVGVLPEDRVRIDPDVWAKLAGCVERCEAVRATYQTFDGRVSEYELHPYHLLAYHGNWYLMSWNAEKGRVATFALSRFRRIAATGQGYTRAAEFSPETYARQAFGIVGGEKPIKVRLLFEPKLAVYITERQWHPTQEFRTRRDGRVEMRLETTGRKELVRWVLSWMPDVKVLAPKSLRDRITEKLQDGLRTQQ